A section of the Triticum dicoccoides isolate Atlit2015 ecotype Zavitan chromosome 7A, WEW_v2.0, whole genome shotgun sequence genome encodes:
- the LOC119331311 gene encoding E3 ubiquitin-protein ligase ATL41-like, with the protein MSSPAASPGTSDDAADAPGITSSNLTLLYIIIAVVVGVVLYLAVRYGRSLLSEWRELNGAGHGPPPAFHLGLSSEDIAALPTFTYRARATPTPSPQGSWGGCTSGGGKRRSGSKGRATPVECVVCLQELEDGDVVRVLPACRHFFHGSCIDTWLRAHSSCPVCRAEPESARPGETALSPPLPQLRRCGASPERPTASRILADILARSPLRIGGSTSESKERIISRSPSPAPTARDYTMSRSPSRTPLTHGMVDERERGSLSQSPQTLEVVVVRSKSPSPMRFGRQSTTTCLGVLERTDASMSASPSPPATYAEDAGESSSKLTH; encoded by the coding sequence ATGTCGTCCCCGGCGGCATCGCCTGGCACTTCCGACGACGCTGCAGACGCGCCCGGCATCACCAGCTCCAACCTGACGCTGCTGTAcatcatcatcgctgtcgtcgTCGGCGTCGTGCTGTACCTGGCCGTCCGCTACGGTAGGTCGCTCCTGTCCGAGTGGCGCGAGCTCAACGGCGCCGGCCACGGCCCGCCTCCCGCATTCCACCTCGGGCTGAGCTCTGAGGACATCGCCGCGCTCCCCACCTTCACCTACAGAGCGCGAGCGACGCCGACGCCGTCGCCCCAGGGCAGCTGGGGCGGCTGCACGAGCGGCGGCGGTAAGAGGAGGAGCGGCAGCAAGGGGAGGGCGACGCCGGTGGAGTGCGTGGTGTGCCTGCAggagctggaggacggcgacgtggtGCGCGTGCTGCCGGCGTGCAGGCACTTCTTCCACGGCAGCTGCATCGACACCTGGCTGCGCGCGCACTCGTCTTGCCCGGTGTGCCGCGCGGAGCCGGAGAGCGCGCGGCCGGGCGAGACGGCTCtgtcgccgccgctgccgcagctGCGTCGGTGCGGCGCCTCACCGGAGCGGCCTACGGCCTCGAGGATCCTGGCGGACATCTTGGCGCGGTCGCCGTTGAGGATCGGCGGCTCGACGAGCGAATCGAAGGAGAGGATCATTTCCAGGtcgccgtcgccggcgccaacGGCGCGTGATTACACCATGTCAAGATCTCCGTCGCGGACGCCACTGACGCATGGTATGGTGGACGAACGCGAACGGGGTTCACTGTCGCAGTCGCCCCAGACGCTGGAGGTTGTGGTGGTTCGCTCGAAATCGCCGTCTCCGATGAGGTTCGGCCGTCAGTCGACGACGACGTGCCTGGGCGTGCTGGAGCGCACAGATGCGAGCATGTCGGCATCGCCGTCCCCGCCGGCGACATATGCAGAGGACGCTGGCGAGTCGTCGTCCAAATTGACCCATTAA